DNA from Serinibacter salmoneus:
GGCGAGTCCGGAGCGCGCGGGGTCCAGGGTGGCCTCGACGGTCCCGACCTCGATGGGGATCGGTTCGCCGGTGCGCTCCGCGTAGCCCGCCTCAACGGCCGCCACGGCGTCTTCACGCGTCATGCCGCCCACATCCACGGCACCCACGGACGCCTCCGGCGCGATCCGGTCCTGTGTGTAGAACACCGAGCCCAGGTAGGCACCGCCGACCGCGAGGACGAGCACGCCGGCCACGACACCCGTGATGAGCCCCCGGCGCGAGCGAGGTCGAGACTCGAGGTCCTCCAGCGTGTCCGGCGCCGGGCCCTGCGAGCCGCCGTCGCTGGTCGACTCGGGGCCGACCCCGGCGGAGTCCGCCGTCGTCAGGTCGCTGCGTGTCTCGTCCGAATCCCTCACCTGATGCCCTCCTGAAGCGCTTGTGCGCCGATCCTGCCCATTCTAGGTTGCCGTCCCCCGGGTGGCCTCGCCGATGGCGCGCACCCGCCCCAGCCGATGCAGGAGCGCCCCCGTGCCCTGTCCGCGCCCGGCCGCCAGGACGCGCCCCAGGACCACCGCGTGATCGTGATGCTCGATCACGCGTTCCGTCTCGCACTCCACCCAGGCGGCGCTCGGCGTCACGATCGCCGCACCGGTGCGTTCCCCGCGCACGTGCGCCACCCCCTGCAGTTGCCCGAGGTCGGGCCGTCCGGGCTCGGTCAGCCAGGCCACGGCGCCCTCGGCGCCCGGTGCGACGATCGAGGCGGCCCACGTGCGGCCCTCGCCGATCAGCGGCGCGAGCCGGGAGTCCAGGTGCAGGCTCACCAGCACGGTGGGTGGCTCGAGGGAGAAGGAGACCAGGGAGGTCACGACCATCGCGTGGTCCCGGCCGTGTGCGCGCGTGGCGAGCACCACGACTCCACCGGGCAGGTGCGCGAGCGCCGCTCGGTAGTCCTCCTGTGGGACCGCGGCCGCGTCGGGTGCATCGGCGGGCGTCACCGCTCACCGCCCGCCGCAGGGGACTCGCGCAGGACCCGCTCGGGTACGAACGCGGCCACACCGACCGCCAGGACCGAGACGACCAGCCATGCGTTGCCGTAAGTGTCCCCGATGAGGACGCCCGCGCTGCTGGTGGTGGCCAGCGCCAGCACCTGCACGATCACCACCAGCCCGAGCGCGAACCCCACCAGCCCGGTCCAGCGGCTCACCGCCCGCGCCAGGAGGGCCCCGGACAACACGAGTGCGAAGGCCAACACGATGCCGTAGGGGATGCCCTCGACGCGGGCGCGGTGCACGAGGGTGCCGATGGTGCCCAGCCCGGTCCCGAGCAGGAACCAGCCCAGGCCCAGCAGCGGCTGGGCCACGCGCGCCAGGAGACCGGGAGTCGCCGGGTGCGCGGTGCCCGCGGCGTCAGCCTGAGCGGTCGAGCGCGTCCCGGCTGCCGGCGTCGCCGTGACGGGGACACCGAGCGCGAGGTCACGCAGCGCCGCGGCATCCCGGTGGGCGACGAGGGCGACCGTGGGGAGCAGGGGCGCCACCACGCCGTTGCTCAGGGCGTACCAGCCCACGGCCGACTGGTGCGGGCTGAGCGCACTCGGTCGGCCGCCGCCGTCCACCACCGGCACCGCCACCGACTGCACCTGCGAGGTGTAGCAGCGCAGCGCGGCGGCCTGGAACGGCACCACGCCGGAGGTATCCCACTCCACGCTCACCGCATCGTCGGCCACCACCAGGGCCGGCAGCTCAGCCGGTGGCGGCTGGAGCGACTCCCCGCGCCAGTCGGTCGCGTGCAGGTCAGCGGCGGCGAGCGTCACCTCGGCGCGGGCGGCCCGCATCCGACTCTCGGCCACCACCACCCAGGCCAGCACCGCGTCCACACCCTCGAGTTCCTCGCCCGCCGTGCCGGGACCGGCCGTGCGCGCGAGGGCCACCGCCCGCACGGTGATGAGGTGGGTGCGCACGTGGTCGGGGTGGCCGTAACTGCCGCCGGGTTCGTCGCAGACCACCAGTGCCGGTCGCATCTGGCGGATGAGCCGCGCCAATGCCGCGGCCTGGACCTCGGGGTCCACCGCGGTCAGGGCGTCGGGGCCGGCGTCCGGCGCGGGGCCGGCCAGACCCGGGCGGACCCAAGACATCCCGGAGTCGGTGACCGCGGCCGCCCCGGGGAGGTCGTCGAGCCAGTACCGCTCGGTGACGCCCAGCATCTCCAGGGCCTGGACGAGTTCGGCCTCCCGTGCCGGCGCCACGCCGTCCGTCCCCTCGAGGTCGGGGGTGCCGATCATCTCGCCCCGTTCGCCCCGGGTGGCGGTCACCACCGCGACCCGGCGACCCTGCGCGGCCGCCAGCGCGAGCAGGCCCCCGGCCGTGAGGGTCTCGTCGTCGGGATGGGCATAGACGGCGAGCACCCCGCCCTCGGCGGTGCGGCCGTGGTCGGGGTGCTGCGTCGTCATGCTCATGCTGGTGCTCAGGCCCCCGCCCGCTTGGCGCGGGAGGCGGCGCGGCCGCGCGCGGTCTGGTCCAGCTCGACCTTGCGGATCCGCACGATCTCGGGGGTCACCTCGACGCACTCGTCGTCGTTGGCCCACTCCAGGGACTCCTCGAGCGTGAGCAGGCGCGGCGGCGTCAACCGCTCCAGCTCCTCGCCCGTGGAGGAGCGGATGTTGTTCAGCTTCTTCTCACGCGTGATGTTGACGTCCATGTCGTCGGCGCGGGCGTTCTCCCCCACCACCATGCCCTCGTAGACGTCGGCGCCCGGGAGCACGAAGAACGTGCCGCGGTCGGACAGGTTCATCAGGGCGTGGCTGGTGACCACACCGGCGCGGTCGGCCACCAGGGAGCCGGCGGTGCGGAACTCGATCGCGCCGGCCCACGGGGCGTAGCCCTCCGCGATGGAGGAGGCGATCCCCGTGCCGC
Protein-coding regions in this window:
- a CDS encoding flavin reductase family protein is translated as MTPADAPDAAAVPQEDYRAALAHLPGGVVVLATRAHGRDHAMVVTSLVSFSLEPPTVLVSLHLDSRLAPLIGEGRTWAASIVAPGAEGAVAWLTEPGRPDLGQLQGVAHVRGERTGAAIVTPSAAWVECETERVIEHHDHAVVLGRVLAAGRGQGTGALLHRLGRVRAIGEATRGTAT
- a CDS encoding PIG-L family deacetylase, encoding MTTQHPDHGRTAEGGVLAVYAHPDDETLTAGGLLALAAAQGRRVAVVTATRGERGEMIGTPDLEGTDGVAPAREAELVQALEMLGVTERYWLDDLPGAAAVTDSGMSWVRPGLAGPAPDAGPDALTAVDPEVQAAALARLIRQMRPALVVCDEPGGSYGHPDHVRTHLITVRAVALARTAGPGTAGEELEGVDAVLAWVVVAESRMRAARAEVTLAAADLHATDWRGESLQPPPAELPALVVADDAVSVEWDTSGVVPFQAAALRCYTSQVQSVAVPVVDGGGRPSALSPHQSAVGWYALSNGVVAPLLPTVALVAHRDAAALRDLALGVPVTATPAAGTRSTAQADAAGTAHPATPGLLARVAQPLLGLGWFLLGTGLGTIGTLVHRARVEGIPYGIVLAFALVLSGALLARAVSRWTGLVGFALGLVVIVQVLALATTSSAGVLIGDTYGNAWLVVSVLAVGVAAFVPERVLRESPAAGGER